In Fibrobacter sp. UWB10, a single window of DNA contains:
- a CDS encoding helix-turn-helix transcriptional regulator, whose product MEYKDHILSEVIRQVFLEYRRQRGLTQTGLSLESNITRQFISQFEVGKRLPSITTLSALAKAYGKSLSEMFKEVDRLYPLVENTSPIFEISPDIAAETQQRMTEYINNARKKRGYKPL is encoded by the coding sequence GTGGAATACAAAGATCACATTCTCAGCGAAGTCATTCGGCAGGTATTCTTGGAGTACCGACGGCAACGGGGCCTTACCCAAACAGGCTTATCCCTTGAATCCAATATCACCCGGCAGTTCATTTCGCAGTTCGAAGTCGGCAAAAGGCTCCCATCCATAACCACTTTAAGCGCACTTGCCAAGGCCTACGGCAAATCGCTTTCCGAAATGTTCAAGGAAGTCGACCGACTTTATCCTCTTGTCGAAAACACGTCGCCAATCTTTGAAATTTCACCCGATATAGCCGCCGAGACACAGCAAAGAATGACAGAATACATCAATAATGCTAGAAAGAAACGGGGGTACAAACCCCTTTAG
- a CDS encoding PBP1A family penicillin-binding protein yields the protein MDKVKPVLLSVLNTLKSWFTDRRVVKWLIIFAVPVLAAFIAVIAVYNHFSPELPSLSQLEQINPRLVTNIYDMNGKIAHEYFVERREWTSFDSIPENAIHAVMATEDRAFYSHWGMNVWAIPSAVMESALSGKKLRGASTLTQQLTKLLFLTPERTISRKIKEMMTAIRIEQTYTKEEILEFYMNEVYLAGGNYGFQAAGKFYFGRPLDSLTIPELAVLAGMLQRPEAYRPDRHPEAAFERRNTVLYAMRDAGYINDDEYHEYIKTPIELAKKEVSNESGLYFYEEIRKYMEKKYGENSLYADGVSINSTIDPDIQAYADSVARVQVEKVRRRVKYRATRRLYLTKKYGMPEDSVVAHFDSVYTLFKKEYLADDLKRPADKRRFPDSILYHHPEIAAILIENESGAIRAMVGGSDFNQSRWNRAVQSLRQPGSSFKPIVYSTAMDNGASPCDSVNDQPVSIPDPDDKDKNKVWRPANFEHDFEGMMTLRRALYKSKNLPAILTGMKYGLNNVVNYARKFGIVRAPLMAVPSLALGSVGATLMEMTSAYTVFPNGGNRIEPYMIESIVDRNGEVIEKNSKVEHEVLRPASAYLMVDMLKDVNIRGTAARVWANGFTHPSGGKTGTTNDYTDCWYIGFTKQYTMGVWVGSDSPGTLGAGHTGTEDALPVWIATMKQLHKDLPRKPFPVPSGVVSKGICNHTGKIAGEFCSEKTYCLYTAGYAPTEVCDGNHFEVKTKSADDATLFSNKGASAAPKPSSSGPAKKNTRKMF from the coding sequence ATGGATAAAGTCAAACCCGTATTACTTTCGGTTCTTAACACTTTGAAGAGCTGGTTTACCGACCGCAGAGTGGTCAAGTGGTTAATCATTTTTGCGGTACCCGTGCTCGCGGCTTTTATTGCTGTAATTGCCGTCTACAATCATTTCTCTCCGGAACTGCCTTCGCTTTCGCAGTTGGAACAGATCAATCCGAGACTTGTCACGAACATTTATGACATGAACGGAAAGATTGCCCACGAATATTTTGTGGAACGCCGCGAATGGACGAGTTTCGACTCGATTCCTGAAAATGCGATTCACGCCGTGATGGCCACCGAAGACCGCGCCTTCTATAGTCACTGGGGCATGAATGTGTGGGCGATTCCGTCTGCTGTTATGGAAAGCGCCTTGTCGGGCAAAAAGCTCCGCGGTGCATCTACCTTGACCCAGCAGCTCACCAAGCTCTTGTTCCTGACTCCGGAACGTACGATTTCTCGTAAAATCAAGGAAATGATGACGGCTATCCGCATCGAACAGACTTATACTAAAGAAGAAATCCTTGAATTCTACATGAACGAAGTGTACCTGGCTGGCGGTAACTATGGTTTCCAGGCGGCAGGTAAGTTCTACTTCGGTCGTCCGCTCGATAGCCTTACGATTCCGGAACTTGCAGTTTTGGCCGGTATGTTGCAGCGCCCGGAAGCTTACCGCCCGGACCGTCATCCGGAAGCCGCTTTTGAACGCCGCAATACGGTGCTTTATGCCATGCGCGATGCTGGCTATATTAATGATGACGAATATCATGAATATATCAAGACTCCGATTGAACTTGCCAAAAAGGAAGTTTCCAACGAATCGGGCCTGTACTTCTACGAAGAAATTCGTAAGTACATGGAAAAGAAGTACGGCGAAAACTCTCTGTATGCCGATGGCGTTTCGATTAATTCGACGATTGACCCGGATATTCAGGCTTACGCCGACAGCGTTGCTCGCGTGCAGGTTGAAAAGGTTCGCCGCCGTGTCAAGTATCGCGCTACTCGCCGCCTGTATCTGACTAAAAAGTACGGTATGCCCGAAGATAGCGTGGTCGCTCACTTCGATAGCGTTTATACACTCTTTAAAAAGGAATACCTGGCCGACGACTTGAAGCGCCCCGCTGACAAGCGCCGTTTCCCGGACTCTATCCTTTACCACCATCCTGAAATTGCGGCTATCTTGATTGAAAACGAATCGGGTGCAATTCGTGCCATGGTGGGTGGTTCCGACTTTAACCAGTCTCGCTGGAACCGTGCGGTGCAGTCTTTGCGTCAGCCCGGCTCGTCGTTCAAACCGATTGTGTATTCGACGGCTATGGACAACGGCGCAAGCCCCTGCGACTCGGTGAACGACCAGCCGGTGAGCATTCCCGACCCGGATGATAAGGACAAGAATAAGGTTTGGCGCCCGGCGAACTTCGAACATGACTTCGAAGGCATGATGACGCTCCGCCGCGCCCTTTACAAGTCCAAGAACTTGCCAGCTATTTTGACAGGCATGAAGTACGGCTTGAACAACGTGGTGAACTACGCCCGCAAGTTCGGTATCGTGCGTGCCCCGCTCATGGCCGTGCCTAGCTTGGCTCTGGGTTCCGTGGGTGCAACGCTTATGGAAATGACGTCGGCCTATACGGTGTTCCCGAACGGTGGTAACCGTATTGAACCGTATATGATTGAATCCATTGTGGACCGCAACGGCGAAGTCATCGAAAAGAATTCCAAGGTCGAACACGAAGTGTTGCGTCCGGCTTCGGCCTACTTGATGGTCGACATGCTGAAGGATGTGAACATTCGCGGTACGGCCGCCCGCGTGTGGGCGAACGGATTTACGCACCCGAGTGGCGGTAAGACCGGTACCACCAACGACTATACCGACTGCTGGTACATTGGCTTTACCAAGCAATACACCATGGGCGTGTGGGTCGGCTCCGACAGCCCGGGTACTTTAGGTGCTGGCCACACAGGTACCGAAGATGCCTTGCCGGTATGGATTGCGACCATGAAGCAATTGCACAAGGACTTGCCGCGTAAGCCGTTCCCGGTTCCGAGCGGTGTCGTAAGCAAGGGCATTTGCAACCATACGGGTAAGATTGCCGGTGAATTTTGCTCTGAAAAGACTTACTGCCTCTATACTGCAGGCTACGCTCCGACTGAAGTCTGCGACGGTAACCACTTCGAAGTCAAGACCAAGTCTGCCGACGATGCCACGCTCTTTAGCAACAAGGGCGCAAGTGCAGCTCCCAAGCCGAGTAGCAGTGGCCCCGCCAAGAAGAACACTCGCAAGATGTTCTAG
- a CDS encoding TlpA disulfide reductase family protein yields MNFVSRILGIAAIAAVAPFAQLAPEPQMADVKLMQDTTTNQPMKMDFSKPLSGISDPGILFSQFANRPLLIYYFSPKCPHCQRHISEIQDLVKEYEPKGLTGIAIGLGGGIKKNDIRLFIDQFHVAIPVFQDSDYKFGPAYGTGYIPVVYVVQKDGTFYRYETLNEANMNHMRATLNKMFK; encoded by the coding sequence ATGAATTTCGTTTCTAGAATTTTAGGTATTGCCGCCATTGCAGCGGTTGCGCCTTTTGCGCAGCTCGCTCCGGAACCCCAGATGGCCGATGTGAAGTTGATGCAGGATACCACCACTAACCAGCCCATGAAGATGGACTTTTCGAAGCCGCTTTCGGGCATTAGCGATCCGGGAATTCTGTTCAGCCAGTTCGCAAACAGGCCTCTTTTGATCTACTATTTTAGCCCCAAGTGCCCGCACTGCCAGCGCCACATTTCCGAAATCCAGGATCTGGTCAAGGAATATGAGCCCAAGGGCCTCACTGGCATTGCCATCGGTCTCGGCGGCGGCATCAAGAAAAATGACATTCGCCTGTTTATCGACCAGTTCCACGTAGCGATTCCCGTTTTCCAGGATAGCGACTACAAGTTCGGTCCCGCTTACGGCACAGGCTACATTCCGGTTGTGTACGTGGTACAGAAAGACGGAACCTTCTACCGTTATGAAACTTTGAACGAAGCCAACATGAACCACATGCGCGCAACGCTCAATAAGATGTTTAAGTAG